The following are encoded together in the Arcobacter aquimarinus genome:
- a CDS encoding prephenate dehydrogenase, whose translation MNIGIIGLGLMGGSLAKAVKRYGIAKKVYGFTNSERNKKDILELNLVDELVDLDTLKKVSDVIILAIPVDAIISMFPNFLDIDENTTIIDMGSTKEYIVKSIPPKIRKNFIAAHPMTGTEKSGPKAAIDDLYEGKTVVFCDLEDNGNLHVNKAFKIFQEIGMRIVVMDSSQHDIHACYISHLPHIISFSLANTVMGHEDPKSIIALAAGGFKDMSRIAKSSPRMWSDIFKQNRTNLLASIDLFEEHLQTARKMVEEENYEKLEEWMKKANTLHEIL comes from the coding sequence TTGAATATTGGAATTATTGGTTTAGGACTTATGGGAGGTTCTTTAGCAAAAGCTGTTAAAAGATATGGTATTGCAAAAAAAGTTTATGGATTTACAAACAGTGAAAGAAATAAAAAAGATATTTTGGAGTTAAATTTAGTAGATGAGCTTGTGGATTTAGATACTTTAAAAAAAGTTTCAGATGTTATTATTTTAGCTATTCCTGTTGATGCGATAATTAGTATGTTTCCAAATTTTTTAGATATTGATGAAAATACTACTATTATTGATATGGGTTCAACAAAAGAGTATATTGTAAAAAGTATTCCTCCTAAAATAAGAAAAAATTTTATAGCTGCACATCCTATGACGGGAACTGAAAAATCAGGACCAAAAGCCGCTATTGATGATTTATATGAAGGTAAAACAGTTGTTTTTTGTGATTTAGAAGATAATGGTAATTTACATGTAAATAAAGCATTTAAAATTTTTCAAGAAATAGGAATGAGAATAGTAGTAATGGATAGCTCTCAACATGATATTCATGCCTGTTATATCTCACATTTACCTCATATTATATCTTTTTCATTAGCTAATACAGTTATGGGGCATGAAGATCCAAAATCAATCATCGCACTTGCTGCTGGTGGATTTAAAGATATGAGTAGAATTGCAAAATCAAGTCCTAGAATGTGGAGTGATATTTTTAAACAAAACAGAACTAATCTTTTAGCTTCTATTGATTTATTTGAAGAACACCTTCAAACTGCTAGAAAAATGGTAGAAGAAGAAAATTATGAAAAATTAGAAGAGTGGATGAAAAAAGCAAATACTTTGCATGAGATACTATAA
- the bamA gene encoding outer membrane protein assembly factor BamA → MKIRIVVKNKVVLLSLACAAALSANTIKSIEYKDVNKISPQILNETLNMNVGDKLDENKLNDAILSFYKYGYFEDIQVINNDGNLKLIFKEKPSIANVDIKGYKSRAEDIETIKTVLKLKKGSMYTEKKVKEAKEKLLSMLESEGYINSVVETEVEKINEQSLKLTFNVNKGDEIVINKANYHGANSLDSDDFDLVTANKEKEFASWWFGQNDGEVKIDQLKYDARRINDLYFERGYLDAQVKEPFLDIDFASNQAKLDFFISEGEKYTTTGIKIYLDSSIVDPETIYPELKLIIGNTFNIKKLRADQDYIKTQVANQGYAFADVRFDLNKNEENKTVDVVYNVIPGKKVYINDVKISGNVRTLDRVIRRDVYLAPGDLYNLTDFKDSTNKLKRSRFFEDVQIEEKRVSDDKMDIIVKVTEAPTGSLMLGGGYGSYDKFMVNGSISDVNIFGSGLALGLSADLSARSNRFELSLKNPAINDSDYNGEFEVHSTESEIYRDKYDSTIESKGFSVALGKQLYRSLYAGARYRLDFINENYEYDPTFNYNPALGEKYETQDYVSSSITPYLNYDNTDDFYFPREGYRAGISAEYAGIGGDSKYIKPSAYIKYFYSLEDLTELDWVLRLKTQMRVLIDNGQINQGDSLYMGGPKTLRGYKSYAFPSNESGYKQDPYTKMWASSAEMSFPLIPSAKMRWGIFYDYGMIGKDSFSEIERSGAGALLEWISPMGPLQLIFSKPIDDKPGDDTSSFEFSLGASF, encoded by the coding sequence ATGAAAATAAGGATAGTTGTGAAAAATAAAGTCGTACTATTATCTTTGGCTTGTGCTGCTGCACTAAGTGCAAATACAATAAAATCTATAGAATATAAAGATGTAAATAAGATTTCCCCTCAAATTCTAAATGAAACTTTAAATATGAATGTTGGTGACAAACTTGATGAAAATAAATTAAATGATGCAATATTAAGTTTTTATAAATATGGTTATTTTGAAGATATTCAAGTTATTAATAATGATGGTAATTTAAAATTAATTTTTAAAGAGAAACCTTCGATTGCAAATGTTGATATTAAAGGTTATAAATCAAGAGCAGAAGATATAGAAACTATAAAAACAGTTTTAAAGCTAAAAAAAGGTTCTATGTATACTGAAAAAAAAGTAAAGGAAGCAAAAGAAAAACTTCTTAGTATGCTTGAAAGTGAAGGTTATATAAACTCAGTAGTTGAAACAGAAGTTGAAAAAATAAATGAACAATCATTAAAACTTACATTTAACGTAAACAAAGGTGATGAAATTGTTATTAATAAAGCAAACTATCACGGAGCTAATAGTTTAGACTCAGATGATTTTGATTTAGTAACAGCAAATAAAGAAAAAGAGTTTGCTTCTTGGTGGTTTGGACAAAATGATGGTGAAGTAAAAATTGATCAATTAAAATATGATGCAAGAAGAATAAATGATTTATATTTTGAAAGAGGTTATTTAGATGCTCAAGTTAAAGAACCTTTTTTAGATATTGATTTTGCCTCAAATCAAGCAAAACTAGATTTTTTTATCTCTGAAGGTGAAAAATATACAACAACTGGAATTAAAATATATTTAGATTCTTCTATAGTTGATCCTGAAACAATCTATCCTGAATTAAAACTAATAATTGGAAACACTTTTAATATTAAAAAATTAAGAGCTGATCAAGATTATATAAAAACTCAAGTTGCTAATCAAGGATATGCATTTGCAGATGTAAGATTTGATTTAAATAAAAATGAAGAGAATAAAACAGTTGATGTTGTTTATAATGTAATACCTGGTAAAAAAGTTTATATTAATGATGTGAAAATTTCAGGTAATGTTAGAACTTTAGATAGAGTAATAAGAAGAGATGTATATTTAGCTCCTGGAGATTTATATAATCTTACAGATTTTAAAGATTCAACAAATAAACTTAAACGTTCTAGATTTTTTGAAGATGTTCAAATTGAAGAAAAAAGAGTTAGTGATGATAAAATGGATATTATTGTAAAAGTAACAGAAGCTCCAACAGGTTCTTTAATGCTAGGAGGAGGATATGGTTCTTATGATAAATTCATGGTTAATGGATCAATTAGTGATGTAAATATTTTTGGTTCAGGTTTAGCATTAGGATTAAGTGCTGATTTATCAGCTAGATCTAATAGATTTGAATTAAGTTTAAAAAATCCAGCAATTAATGATAGTGATTACAATGGAGAATTTGAAGTTCATAGTACAGAATCAGAAATTTACAGAGATAAATACGATTCAACTATTGAAAGTAAAGGTTTCTCAGTTGCATTAGGAAAACAACTTTATAGAAGTTTATATGCAGGAGCTAGATATAGGCTTGATTTTATAAATGAAAATTATGAATATGATCCTACATTTAACTATAATCCGGCATTAGGTGAAAAATATGAAACACAAGATTATGTATCAAGTTCTATAACTCCATATTTGAATTATGATAATACAGATGATTTTTATTTTCCAAGAGAAGGATATAGAGCTGGTATTTCGGCTGAATATGCAGGAATTGGTGGAGACTCTAAATATATAAAACCTAGTGCTTATATAAAATATTTTTATTCTTTAGAAGACTTAACAGAACTTGATTGGGTTTTACGATTAAAAACACAAATGAGAGTTTTAATTGATAATGGACAAATAAATCAAGGAGATTCTTTATATATGGGTGGTCCAAAGACTTTAAGAGGATATAAATCTTATGCTTTCCCTTCTAATGAATCAGGATATAAACAAGACCCTTATACAAAAATGTGGGCAAGTTCAGCAGAAATGAGTTTTCCTTTAATTCCAAGTGCAAAAATGAGATGGGGAATATTCTATGATTATGGAATGATAGGTAAAGATTCATTTAGTGAAATAGAACGTTCAGGTGCTGGTGCGTTATTAGAGTGGATTTCTCCAATGGGACCTTTACAATTAATATTCTCAAAACCAATTGACGATAAGCCAGGTGATGATACATCTTCATTTGAATTCTCATTGGGAGCTAGTTTTTAA
- a CDS encoding dehypoxanthine futalosine cyclase translates to MVKRIEVDLKKRLTNEDALNLIKNASLLELGQMASNKKAELHPEKITTFIVDRNINYTNVCWVDCKFCAFFRHGKDEDSYVLKFDEIDEKIEELLAIGGTQILFQGGVHPKLKIDYYEELVNHIHTKYPQITIHGFSAIEIDFIARISKISKLEVLKRLQAKGLSSIPGAGAEILSDRVRDVIAPKKMDTKDWLEIHRLAHSIGMKTTATMMFGTVETDEEIVEHWEHLRKLQDETAGFRAFIMWSFQGKNTKLLEEHPEIKPQSSNRYLRLLAVSRLYLDNFQNMQSSWVTQGSYIGQLALKFGANDLGSTMMEENVVKAAGAANRMNQEEMIRLIKDIGEYPAKRNTAYEILERF, encoded by the coding sequence ATGGTTAAAAGAATTGAAGTTGATTTGAAAAAACGACTTACCAATGAAGATGCATTAAATTTAATAAAAAATGCATCCCTTTTAGAGTTAGGTCAAATGGCAAGCAATAAAAAAGCTGAGTTACATCCTGAAAAAATTACTACATTCATAGTTGATAGAAATATTAATTATACAAATGTTTGTTGGGTTGATTGTAAGTTTTGTGCTTTTTTTAGACATGGAAAAGATGAAGATTCTTATGTTTTAAAATTTGATGAAATTGATGAAAAAATAGAAGAATTATTAGCAATCGGTGGAACACAAATACTTTTTCAAGGTGGAGTTCATCCAAAATTGAAAATTGATTATTATGAAGAGTTAGTCAATCATATTCATACGAAGTATCCTCAAATCACTATACATGGCTTTTCAGCGATTGAAATTGATTTTATTGCAAGGATTTCAAAAATTTCAAAATTAGAAGTTTTAAAAAGATTACAAGCAAAAGGTTTAAGTTCAATTCCAGGAGCTGGTGCTGAAATTTTATCTGATAGAGTAAGAGATGTAATTGCTCCTAAAAAAATGGATACAAAAGATTGGTTAGAAATTCATAGACTTGCGCATTCAATTGGTATGAAAACAACAGCAACTATGATGTTTGGAACAGTAGAAACAGATGAAGAAATAGTTGAACATTGGGAACACTTAAGAAAACTACAAGATGAAACAGCTGGATTTAGAGCCTTTATTATGTGGTCTTTTCAAGGTAAAAATACAAAACTACTTGAGGAACATCCTGAAATCAAACCTCAATCATCAAATAGATATTTAAGATTATTAGCTGTTTCAAGATTATATTTAGATAATTTTCAAAATATGCAAAGTTCTTGGGTTACACAAGGTTCTTACATAGGTCAATTAGCTTTAAAATTTGGTGCAAATGATTTAGGAAGCACTATGATGGAAGAAAATGTTGTAAAAGCAGCAGGTGCTGCTAATAGAATGAATCAAGAGGAAATGATAAGATTGATAAAAGATATTGGTGAATATCCAGCAAAAAGAAATACAGCTTATGAGATTTTAGAAAGGTTTTAA
- a CDS encoding M16 family metallopeptidase: protein MKIKYFFLIIIAILQGSLMGATIKHIDIKGISIPIIFEEQRNLPILNLQLVFKNSGYIQDEDKSGLASLSSKLLNEGTKELGATKFAEQLDENAITINSSNGFETFVIEVSSLKDKSSKAINLLNDLLKSPNLTQNSLDKLKTIQIGALKRKENDFDYVSSNQLKSILFKNTALENPASGTVDTISKIQLEDIETFLNKTLSLENLIIVAGGDFSLEEFEDLIKSTLENIKSSKEIENKKVKFTSKKEKKTLLKETEQAYIYFGSSFNIDSKDEENYKAKVASFILGGAGFGSRLMEEIRVKRGLAYSAYGSISINKSHTYFSGYLQTKNENSDEAIKLVEEIIEGFVTNGVTQEELDAAKNFLTGSEPLRSETLAQRLNRAFTLYYRGLEPDYAKKELDKIQNLKLEDLNKYIKSHNEINNLTFSIVRK, encoded by the coding sequence ATGAAAATAAAATATTTTTTCTTAATTATAATAGCAATTTTACAAGGGAGTTTAATGGGTGCTACAATAAAGCATATAGATATAAAAGGTATTTCTATACCTATAATTTTTGAAGAACAAAGAAATTTACCAATTTTAAATTTACAATTAGTTTTTAAGAATTCTGGTTATATTCAAGACGAAGATAAAAGTGGCTTAGCAAGTTTATCTTCAAAACTTTTAAATGAAGGAACAAAAGAGTTGGGAGCAACAAAATTTGCAGAACAACTTGATGAAAATGCAATTACAATAAATAGTTCGAATGGTTTTGAAACTTTTGTAATTGAAGTTTCAAGCTTAAAAGACAAATCTTCAAAAGCTATAAATTTATTAAATGATTTATTAAAATCACCAAATTTAACACAAAATAGTTTAGATAAACTAAAAACGATACAAATTGGTGCATTAAAAAGAAAAGAAAATGATTTTGATTATGTTTCAAGTAATCAATTAAAATCTATTTTATTTAAAAATACTGCTTTAGAAAATCCAGCTTCAGGAACAGTTGATACTATTTCAAAAATTCAACTAGAAGATATTGAAACTTTTTTAAATAAAACTTTATCTTTAGAAAATTTAATTATTGTTGCAGGAGGAGATTTTTCTTTAGAAGAATTTGAAGATTTAATAAAATCTACTTTAGAAAATATAAAATCATCAAAAGAAATTGAAAATAAAAAAGTAAAATTCACTTCTAAAAAAGAGAAAAAAACACTATTAAAAGAGACTGAACAAGCCTATATTTATTTTGGAAGTTCTTTTAATATTGATTCAAAAGATGAAGAAAATTATAAAGCAAAAGTTGCTTCATTTATTTTAGGTGGTGCTGGTTTTGGTTCTAGATTAATGGAAGAAATTAGAGTAAAAAGAGGATTAGCATATAGTGCTTATGGTTCAATTTCTATTAATAAATCTCACACTTATTTTAGTGGATATTTACAAACTAAAAATGAAAATTCAGATGAGGCTATTAAATTAGTTGAAGAAATAATTGAAGGTTTCGTAACAAATGGTGTTACTCAAGAAGAACTTGATGCTGCAAAAAACTTTTTAACAGGAAGTGAACCTTTAAGAAGTGAAACATTAGCTCAAAGATTAAATAGAGCTTTTACTCTTTATTATAGAGGTTTAGAACCTGATTATGCAAAAAAAGAGTTAGATAAAATTCAAAATTTAAAACTCGAAGATTTAAATAAATATATTAAATCACATAATGAAATAAATAATTTAACATTCTCAATAGTAAGGAAATAA
- the gltX gene encoding glutamate--tRNA ligase: MLRFAPSPTGDMHIGNLRVAIFNYIVSKQLKEDLIIRIEDTDKERNIDGKDKEILEILNLFSIEYKSVVHQSDALKYHQKIALQLMTQKKAFACFCSDDKLDELRQKAEIEKRPFRYDDFCENLSDETVLNTNAPFTVRIKRPEQNIKFTDLLKGDFDYAPFDVDSFIILRQDKTPTYNYACAIDDMLMDISVVIRGEDHVSNTPKQIHIRNSLGYDKEIKYVHLPIILNAQTGKKMSKRDDASSVKWLIEQGFLPSAIANYLVLMGNKTPTEIFTLEEAIEWFKIENVSKSAAKFDIDKLRFINRKHIEMLDEMRLSKILGFADIDIGKLGKIFLEEASTIKEIKEKISPIFAPKNSCEGFEEEFLKLKECLQKAPFFQDYEELKKYVMEQTGLKGKNLFKPLRYILTGVDNGPNISDIYPLIKNYLGEIIK; the protein is encoded by the coding sequence TTGTTAAGATTTGCCCCAAGTCCAACAGGTGATATGCATATTGGAAATTTAAGAGTTGCCATTTTTAATTATATTGTATCAAAACAGTTAAAAGAAGATTTGATTATAAGAATTGAAGATACAGATAAAGAACGAAACATAGATGGAAAAGACAAAGAAATTTTAGAGATATTAAATCTTTTTTCTATTGAATATAAAAGTGTTGTTCATCAAAGTGATGCTTTAAAATATCATCAAAAAATAGCTCTTCAATTAATGACTCAAAAAAAGGCATTTGCATGTTTTTGTAGTGATGATAAGCTTGATGAATTAAGACAAAAAGCAGAAATTGAGAAAAGACCTTTTAGATATGATGATTTTTGTGAAAATTTATCTGATGAAACAGTTTTAAATACAAATGCACCTTTTACAGTACGTATCAAAAGACCTGAACAAAATATCAAATTTACTGACCTTTTAAAAGGTGATTTTGATTATGCACCTTTTGATGTTGATTCATTTATTATTTTAAGGCAAGATAAAACGCCAACTTATAACTATGCTTGTGCAATTGACGATATGTTAATGGATATTTCTGTGGTTATTCGTGGTGAAGATCATGTTTCAAATACACCAAAACAAATACATATTAGAAACTCTTTAGGATATGATAAAGAGATAAAATATGTTCATTTACCAATTATTTTAAATGCTCAAACTGGTAAAAAAATGAGCAAAAGAGATGATGCAAGTAGTGTTAAATGGCTAATTGAACAAGGTTTTTTACCAAGTGCAATTGCTAATTATCTTGTACTTATGGGAAATAAAACTCCAACTGAAATTTTTACTTTAGAAGAAGCAATTGAATGGTTTAAAATTGAAAATGTTTCAAAAAGTGCTGCAAAATTTGATATTGATAAATTAAGATTTATAAATAGAAAACATATAGAAATGCTTGATGAAATGAGATTGTCAAAAATTTTAGGTTTTGCTGATATTGATATTGGAAAGCTTGGAAAAATTTTCTTAGAAGAAGCAAGTACAATAAAAGAGATAAAAGAAAAAATATCTCCAATTTTTGCACCAAAAAACTCTTGTGAAGGTTTTGAGGAAGAATTTTTAAAATTAAAAGAGTGTTTACAAAAAGCACCATTTTTTCAGGATTATGAAGAATTAAAAAAATATGTAATGGAACAAACAGGATTAAAAGGTAAAAATCTGTTTAAACCATTAAGATATATTTTAACTGGTGTTGACAATGGTCCAAATATTTCAGATATTTATCCTTTAATTAAAAATTATTTAGGAGAAATTATAAAATGA
- a CDS encoding YggT family protein has translation MIDALLSSLFTVILSIIFLYKWVVIISAILSWVRPDPYNPIVQMLYRLTEPAYAFIRRYIPTVVGGMDLAPIILIFGLIFLETFLRNLAF, from the coding sequence ATGATAGATGCTTTATTGAGTTCACTATTTACAGTTATTTTAAGTATCATATTTTTATATAAATGGGTTGTTATTATAAGTGCCATTTTAAGTTGGGTAAGACCAGATCCTTATAATCCAATAGTACAAATGCTTTATAGATTGACAGAACCAGCTTATGCTTTTATACGAAGATATATACCAACAGTAGTTGGAGGAATGGATTTAGCTCCTATTATTTTAATTTTTGGACTAATTTTTTTAGAAACATTTCTTAGAAATTTAGCTTTTTAA
- a CDS encoding lytic transglycosylase domain-containing protein has protein sequence MKKPFFTLSIFLLLNFSDANASNTDFLQKDFRVTLEWLEQKPKSYAKDFFILQYLNQENLPFENAKIAYEMGNGTNATLKKVFNEKYNKKAPIDLKCYRATIEQLKQEDSKCIALGLSLQEATQISKKDLEYFISQLDPYPTLKNDLKIIASNDPFSSLIKSDMNRFFRLFFDLGENYRVKFFNKSFSPQLINEIYKDKNFEKFLRYVIYNKKLSNIQKSLFILKDNKTLAPHISFLLGINAINNNNLDVANSFFLDSYKKSYLRTDKDKSLFWLYLVNNDQSFLQELSNSWDNSIYTLYAKELLNLESNNIVYDVKIKNKKSNFDIHDAFKWMEVVSDTKKNLDENKLKKYEEIFSDKNTIPHLAYILERYNKYKTQYFITPYRDIVGKYDIYKQVLIYSIARQESHFIPSSISFSSAQGVMQIMPFLSLDISKKLNEEYNIYEQFIPNKNIKYGSFHLDTLMKQFDNNPLFIAYAYNGGAGYTRTQLKKGLFKEKNKFEPFLSMEMISYSETREYGKKVLANYHIYNNYLNSENKVSLSTIFQSLVSPY, from the coding sequence ATGAAAAAACCTTTTTTTACTTTAAGTATATTTTTATTATTGAATTTTTCTGATGCGAATGCATCAAATACGGATTTTTTGCAAAAAGATTTTAGAGTAACTCTTGAATGGTTGGAACAAAAACCAAAATCTTATGCTAAAGATTTTTTTATTTTACAGTATTTAAATCAAGAAAATTTACCATTTGAAAATGCAAAAATTGCTTATGAAATGGGAAATGGAACAAACGCAACACTAAAAAAAGTTTTTAATGAAAAATATAATAAAAAAGCTCCTATTGATTTAAAATGTTATAGAGCAACTATTGAACAATTAAAACAAGAAGATTCAAAATGTATTGCATTAGGATTATCACTTCAAGAAGCAACACAAATTTCAAAAAAAGATTTAGAATATTTTATAAGTCAACTTGATCCTTACCCTACTTTAAAAAATGATTTAAAGATAATCGCATCAAATGACCCTTTTTCTTCTTTAATTAAATCTGACATGAATAGATTTTTTAGATTATTTTTTGATTTGGGTGAAAATTATAGAGTTAAGTTTTTTAATAAATCTTTTTCCCCTCAATTGATAAATGAAATTTATAAAGATAAAAATTTTGAAAAATTCTTAAGATATGTTATTTATAATAAAAAACTTTCAAATATACAAAAATCTCTTTTTATTTTAAAAGATAATAAAACTTTAGCTCCCCATATTAGTTTTTTATTAGGAATTAATGCAATAAATAACAATAATTTAGATGTTGCTAATAGTTTCTTTTTAGATAGTTATAAAAAATCATATCTAAGAACTGATAAAGACAAATCTCTTTTTTGGCTATATTTAGTAAACAATGATCAATCTTTTTTACAAGAATTATCAAATAGTTGGGATAATAGTATTTATACTTTATATGCAAAAGAATTGTTAAATTTAGAATCAAATAATATTGTATATGATGTTAAAATAAAAAATAAAAAAAGCAATTTTGATATTCATGATGCTTTTAAATGGATGGAAGTAGTATCAGATACTAAAAAAAATTTAGATGAAAATAAACTTAAAAAGTATGAAGAAATTTTTTCTGACAAAAATACAATACCACATTTAGCTTATATTTTAGAAAGGTATAATAAGTATAAGACACAATATTTTATAACTCCATATAGAGATATAGTAGGAAAATATGATATTTATAAACAAGTATTGATTTACTCTATAGCAAGACAAGAGAGTCATTTTATACCCTCTTCTATTTCATTCTCTTCAGCACAAGGAGTTATGCAAATAATGCCATTTTTATCTCTTGATATTTCAAAAAAATTAAATGAGGAATACAACATCTATGAACAATTTATTCCAAATAAAAATATAAAATATGGAAGTTTTCATTTAGATACTTTAATGAAACAATTTGATAATAATCCTTTATTTATTGCTTACGCATACAATGGTGGAGCAGGATATACAAGAACCCAATTAAAAAAAGGTCTATTTAAAGAAAAAAATAAATTTGAACCTTTTTTGAGTATGGAAATGATTTCGTATAGTGAAACAAGAGAATATGGGAAAAAAGTTCTAGCTAATTATCACATCTATAATAACTATTTGAATAGTGAAAACAAAGTTTCACTATCAACTATTTTTCAAAGTTTAGTATCGCCCTACTAG
- the mobB gene encoding molybdopterin-guanine dinucleotide biosynthesis protein B: protein MNKKRLVVAFSGPSNSGKTTAIVKVASILQDQGFKVCIVKHDPKDKAMFDREGKDSFKFSQTGADVAVVSPNKTTLFKKSTSTIDELIELFEDFDYLLVEGLKTLELPRISIFRDRLDESYFNVTDAIACDETIDENDIPNNIEKLDLNNPEDLIFWINKNAKRV, encoded by the coding sequence ATGAATAAAAAAAGATTAGTAGTAGCCTTTTCAGGTCCATCAAATAGTGGTAAAACAACAGCCATTGTAAAAGTTGCAAGTATTCTTCAAGATCAAGGTTTTAAGGTATGTATTGTAAAACATGATCCAAAAGATAAAGCTATGTTTGATAGAGAAGGAAAAGATTCCTTTAAATTTTCTCAAACGGGTGCTGATGTTGCAGTTGTAAGCCCAAATAAAACAACTTTATTTAAAAAATCTACATCTACAATTGATGAATTAATAGAACTTTTTGAAGATTTTGATTATTTATTAGTTGAAGGATTAAAAACTTTAGAGCTTCCTAGAATTTCGATTTTTAGAGATAGATTAGATGAGAGTTATTTTAATGTAACAGATGCAATTGCTTGTGATGAAACTATTGATGAAAATGATATTCCAAACAATATTGAAAAATTAGATTTAAATAATCCAGAAGATTTAATCTTTTGGATAAATAAAAATGCAAAAAGAGTGTAA
- a CDS encoding class 1 fructose-bisphosphatase — MQEIIKAIEESAIKIKYLIETGDTGKSESENSTGDTQLKLDIESDEIIENIFKKIPSIKAIVSEEQEAIVDLHENGKYLIAYDPLDGSSLVDVNLSVGSIFGIYENEFNAKNIVASVYVVFGPRVEMVVTTTDVKMYRLLNGEFKFIQNIKLNEKGKLNAPGSTQNCWAPFHKQLIDDIFNDGYRLRYSGGMVPDLHQILLKGGGLFSYPGTSDRPKGKLRQLFEVFPFALAYEKAGGQAVDGFKRVLEVQTTHIHDTTPCFFGSNTEIKRVLEVYSKNV, encoded by the coding sequence ATGCAAGAAATAATTAAAGCAATTGAAGAATCAGCTATAAAAATAAAATATTTAATTGAAACTGGTGATACAGGAAAAAGTGAATCTGAAAACTCAACTGGTGATACTCAATTAAAACTTGATATTGAAAGTGATGAGATTATTGAGAATATTTTCAAAAAAATTCCAAGTATTAAAGCAATAGTTAGTGAAGAACAAGAAGCTATAGTTGATTTACATGAAAATGGTAAATATCTAATTGCTTATGATCCACTTGATGGTTCATCTTTAGTTGATGTAAATCTTTCAGTTGGTTCAATTTTTGGTATTTATGAAAATGAATTTAATGCAAAAAATATAGTTGCTTCTGTTTATGTTGTATTTGGTCCAAGAGTTGAAATGGTTGTAACTACAACAGATGTAAAAATGTATAGATTATTAAATGGTGAATTTAAATTTATTCAAAATATTAAACTAAATGAAAAAGGTAAATTAAATGCTCCTGGGTCTACTCAAAACTGTTGGGCACCATTTCATAAACAATTAATTGATGATATTTTCAACGATGGTTACAGATTAAGATATTCTGGTGGAATGGTTCCAGATCTTCATCAAATATTACTAAAAGGTGGAGGATTATTCTCATATCCAGGAACAAGTGATAGACCAAAAGGAAAATTAAGACAATTATTTGAAGTTTTCCCATTTGCATTAGCTTATGAAAAAGCTGGTGGGCAAGCTGTTGATGGATTTAAAAGAGTTTTAGAAGTGCAAACTACTCATATTCATGACACAACTCCATGTTTTTTTGGTTCAAATACTGAAATAAAAAGAGTTTTAGAAGTTTATAGTAAAAATGTCTGA